The following proteins come from a genomic window of Methanobacterium bryantii:
- a CDS encoding 4'-phosphopantetheinyl transferase family protein: MLLYYMDVSELDFNRIKSSVSKTRIKKSSRYFHKKDRNLSVGVEVLLNHVLDKIGISNPIFDIDKYGKPYLKNYSDIHFNLSHSEKYVACAVSDSPVGVDIEYVQDIDLSLAKYFFYGTEYEYILNNNNQKKAFFELWVLKESYMKMTGLGFRLALDEFCIQINDQIELIHRENTGSFGLWNICGGDYMLGVCSQSRITEPALINLQDIENVIGD; this comes from the coding sequence ATGTTGTTATATTACATGGATGTATCAGAACTTGACTTTAACAGAATAAAGAGTTCTGTATCAAAGACAAGAATAAAAAAATCCAGCAGATATTTTCACAAAAAAGATAGAAATTTGTCTGTTGGGGTGGAAGTCCTGTTAAACCATGTTTTAGATAAAATTGGCATCAGTAACCCCATATTTGATATAGATAAATATGGTAAGCCCTATTTGAAAAACTATTCTGATATACATTTTAATCTTTCACATTCTGAAAAATATGTGGCATGTGCAGTTTCTGATTCTCCAGTTGGTGTTGACATTGAATACGTTCAGGATATTGATTTGAGTTTAGCGAAGTATTTTTTTTACGGCACTGAGTATGAGTATATTTTAAATAATAACAACCAAAAGAAAGCTTTTTTTGAATTATGGGTATTAAAAGAGAGTTATATGAAAATGACAGGCTTAGGATTTAGGCTTGCTCTTGACGAATTTTGCATACAAATTAATGATCAAATAGAACTGATACACAGAGAAAATACTGGCAGTTTTGGGCTTTGGAACATTTGTGGAGGTGATTATATGCTTGGTGTATGCTCACAAAGTAGAATCACTGAACCTGCTCTAATAAATCTGCAGGATATTGAAAATGTAATAGGAGATTAA
- a CDS encoding aspartate dehydrogenase: MVAGILGCGAIASIITNSAAKGELNADLKFFHDMDMERAENLASQVDGIAVEDVNDMVNNVDLVIEAASQDAVVKVVPQILKMGKDVIIMSMGALIDLDFRNYLGKIAEENNSRIYAPSGAVVGLDGIKAASIGEINEVSLVTRKSPESLGISVDTETVLYEGKAGDAVRKFPANINVAAALSIAYGKEVDVKIIADPNVSRNCHEVCVAGDFGKFRTITENETCATNPKTSLLAAYSVVKLIKSLNKNLNVGI; this comes from the coding sequence ATGGTTGCAGGGATCCTGGGATGTGGTGCCATAGCAAGTATAATAACTAATTCTGCTGCAAAAGGGGAGCTGAATGCGGATCTAAAATTTTTTCATGACATGGATATGGAAAGGGCTGAAAACTTAGCATCTCAAGTGGATGGAATCGCAGTTGAAGATGTAAATGATATGGTAAACAATGTGGATCTTGTAATTGAAGCTGCATCTCAGGATGCAGTTGTAAAAGTTGTCCCCCAAATCCTTAAAATGGGAAAAGATGTCATTATAATGAGCATGGGAGCTTTAATAGATCTAGATTTTAGAAATTATTTGGGGAAGATAGCTGAGGAAAACAATTCCCGAATATATGCACCTTCTGGGGCTGTTGTTGGGTTAGATGGTATTAAAGCAGCTTCTATTGGGGAGATAAATGAAGTGAGTTTAGTTACCCGCAAATCTCCGGAATCACTTGGGATCTCAGTAGATACTGAAACAGTGTTATATGAAGGTAAAGCGGGGGATGCAGTACGTAAATTTCCTGCAAACATTAATGTGGCCGCTGCATTGAGCATTGCGTATGGTAAAGAAGTGGATGTGAAAATCATAGCTGACCCTAATGTGAGCCGGAACTGCCATGAAGTCTGTGTGGCAGGTGATTTTGGCAAGTTCCGGACCATTACTGAAAATGAGACCTGTGCTACAAACCCAAAAACAAGTCTTTTAGCCGCATATTCTGTGGTTAAACTAATTAAAAGTCTAAATAAAAACCTGAATGTTGGGATATAA
- the nadA gene encoding quinolinate synthase NadA, translated as MLSDLQEIERLKKEKNAIILAHNYQTGDIQEIADFVGDSLELCIKASEIDESDIVVFCGVDFMAETAAILNPNKKILIPDTQAKCPMACMLNAKDVKKFKKMYPDTAAVLYVNTLAEAKAEAEILCTSSNAVKVVESIPQEKILFGPDRNLAWYVSKKVNKEIIPMPSQGYCYVHKLFDLGDLHFLRSKYHDAEILVHPECDPEVQNFADNVLSTGGMIHHVARSPKKTFIICTEVDMVTRLKRENPDKTFIPALNDAICENMKLYTIGNVKNCLLTGEYVVEVDKNIAEKAKVAIKRMIEVSKN; from the coding sequence ATGTTAAGTGATCTGCAGGAAATCGAGCGGCTTAAAAAGGAAAAAAATGCAATAATATTAGCTCACAATTATCAAACTGGTGATATACAGGAAATTGCAGATTTTGTAGGAGATTCACTTGAACTCTGTATAAAAGCATCAGAAATAGATGAATCCGATATTGTAGTTTTCTGCGGGGTCGATTTCATGGCAGAGACAGCAGCAATATTAAACCCCAACAAAAAAATATTGATTCCAGATACTCAAGCAAAATGTCCAATGGCATGCATGCTTAATGCAAAAGATGTTAAAAAGTTTAAAAAAATGTATCCGGATACAGCTGCAGTTCTTTATGTTAATACGCTGGCTGAAGCTAAGGCGGAAGCTGAAATTTTATGTACTTCTTCAAATGCAGTTAAAGTAGTGGAAAGCATTCCTCAAGAAAAAATACTCTTTGGTCCAGATAGAAACCTGGCATGGTACGTCTCTAAAAAGGTGAATAAAGAGATTATACCTATGCCTTCACAGGGATACTGTTACGTCCATAAATTGTTCGATTTAGGAGATTTACATTTTTTAAGAAGTAAATATCATGATGCAGAGATACTGGTCCATCCAGAATGCGATCCTGAGGTGCAAAATTTTGCAGATAATGTTTTAAGCACAGGAGGTATGATTCACCACGTAGCTAGATCACCTAAAAAAACATTTATTATATGCACTGAAGTGGATATGGTCACGCGCTTAAAACGGGAAAATCCTGATAAAACATTCATTCCGGCTCTAAATGATGCAATTTGTGAGAATATGAAGTTGTATACAATTGGGAATGTTAAAAATTGTCTTTTAACTGGAGAATATGTGGTTGAAGTTGATAAAAACATAGCAGAAAAGGCAAAAGTGGCAATTAAGAGGATGATTGAAGTTTCTAAAAATTAA
- a CDS encoding SDR family NAD(P)-dependent oxidoreductase has protein sequence MKLENKVVLVNGASSGIRNEVARLFAKEGASVVVVLGADEKLGDDINQISDSKKIIFVSAGDDNENIQSAINAAVNEFGKLDIILNCAGIADIITPVLDIGEGIWEIDFSVDVTGAI, from the coding sequence ATGAAATTGGAGAATAAGGTAGTACTTGTTAATGGTGCGAGCTCAGGAATACGAAATGAAGTTGCCAGACTTTTTGCAAAGGAAGGTGCATCAGTTGTTGTAGTTTTAGGAGCAGATGAAAAACTGGGAGATGATATCAATCAGATTAGCGACAGCAAAAAAATTATATTTGTTTCTGCAGGCGATGATAATGAAAATATCCAAAGTGCAATCAATGCTGCTGTAAATGAATTTGGAAAATTGGATATAATACTTAATTGTGCAGGGATAGCAGACATCATAACTCCAGTTTTGGATATCGGGGAGGGAATTTGGGAGATAGATTTTAGTGTTGATGTGACAGGTGCTATTTAA
- the npdG gene encoding NADPH-dependent F420 reductase: MKIAIIGGTGGQGLGIAIRFVQAGEDVIIGSRTAEKAEAAVGKVKDLLGGVDNIKAAENADAAVEAELLVLTVPLAAQKSTLRSIKEGASGKILLDATGPLESAIGGSPIEYVDLWDGAAAERSAKILKDSNVICAFNNISSAALMDFKEPIDCDCLISGDDANSKAVASELIEKIPGVNVIDCGPLERAKIIEKITPLLIGLNIRNKTQFGGIRITGLAK; the protein is encoded by the coding sequence ATGAAAATAGCAATAATTGGTGGAACAGGTGGGCAAGGATTGGGAATCGCCATACGTTTTGTGCAAGCTGGAGAAGATGTTATAATAGGTTCAAGAACAGCTGAAAAAGCTGAAGCTGCTGTAGGTAAGGTAAAAGACCTTTTGGGCGGTGTAGATAATATTAAAGCTGCTGAGAATGCTGATGCTGCAGTAGAAGCTGAATTATTGGTTTTAACCGTACCATTAGCTGCTCAAAAATCAACTTTACGTTCTATTAAAGAAGGAGCAAGCGGTAAAATATTATTAGATGCTACAGGACCTCTAGAATCAGCCATAGGTGGATCTCCTATTGAATATGTTGACCTATGGGACGGTGCAGCAGCAGAAAGATCTGCTAAAATCTTAAAAGATAGCAATGTGATATGTGCTTTTAATAATATCAGTTCTGCGGCTTTAATGGACTTTAAAGAACCAATTGACTGCGACTGCCTTATTTCTGGTGATGATGCAAATTCTAAGGCAGTTGCTTCTGAATTAATTGAGAAAATTCCAGGTGTCAATGTAATTGACTGTGGACCCTTAGAAAGAGCTAAAATAATAGAAAAGATTACTCCTCTCTTGATTGGTTTAAATATACGAAATAAAACTCAATTTGGGGGAATCAGGATCACTGGTTTAGCTAAATAA
- a CDS encoding NAD(P)-dependent alcohol dehydrogenase: MKGFAMLKIGETGWIEKDRPKCGPRDAIVRPTCLAPCTSDVHTVWEGAIGDRHNMILGHEAVGIVDEVGTEVKDFKPGDRVIVPAITPDWDSEAVQRGFPSQTGGACGGWKYSNFKDGVFGEFFHVNLADNNLAHLPEGMSQEAAVMITDMMSTGFMGAENAGIELGSTVAVLGIGAVGLCGIAGAKLRGAGRIFAVGTRPVSVEVAKKYGATDIISYRDGDTAEQILDATDGEGVDAVIISGGGPDILIDACKMAKAGSKISNNNYFGKGEGEKDTLPLCRVGWGFGMADKDIITGLCPGGRVRMERLADLITYGRMDPELLVTHKFKGFDKIEEALLLMKEKPRDLIKPVVLLE; this comes from the coding sequence ATGAAAGGATTTGCTATGTTAAAAATAGGAGAGACTGGATGGATAGAAAAAGACAGACCAAAATGTGGTCCAAGGGATGCTATTGTTAGGCCAACATGTCTAGCACCATGTACTTCTGATGTTCACACTGTCTGGGAAGGAGCAATAGGTGACAGACACAACATGATTTTAGGACACGAAGCTGTAGGGATAGTAGACGAAGTGGGAACTGAAGTCAAAGACTTCAAACCTGGTGATAGAGTAATTGTACCAGCTATAACTCCTGACTGGGATTCGGAAGCCGTGCAGCGTGGTTTCCCTTCACAAACAGGGGGAGCATGTGGAGGTTGGAAATATTCTAACTTTAAAGATGGGGTATTCGGTGAATTTTTCCATGTTAATCTCGCAGATAACAACCTGGCACATTTACCAGAAGGAATGTCCCAGGAAGCAGCTGTCATGATCACAGATATGATGAGCACTGGTTTTATGGGGGCTGAAAATGCAGGAATTGAACTTGGAAGTACGGTAGCCGTTCTTGGTATCGGTGCAGTTGGGCTTTGCGGTATAGCTGGTGCAAAACTCAGGGGTGCTGGAAGAATATTTGCAGTCGGTACCAGACCTGTATCCGTTGAAGTAGCCAAAAAATACGGCGCTACAGATATAATCAGCTACAGAGATGGAGATACTGCAGAACAGATCCTTGATGCAACCGATGGAGAAGGTGTTGATGCAGTAATCATATCTGGTGGTGGTCCTGATATCCTAATAGATGCATGTAAAATGGCTAAAGCAGGATCGAAAATTTCCAACAACAACTACTTTGGTAAAGGGGAAGGAGAAAAAGATACTCTGCCACTATGCCGTGTAGGATGGGGATTTGGTATGGCAGACAAAGATATAATTACTGGTCTTTGCCCGGGTGGAAGAGTCAGGATGGAAAGACTGGCAGATCTTATAACATACGGACGTATGGACCCTGAGTTACTGGTAACCCATAAATTTAAAGGTTTTGATAAAATAGAAGAAGCTCTTTTGCTGATGAAAGAGAAACCTAGGGACTTAATTAAACCAGTCGTCCTTCTAGAATAG
- a CDS encoding TetR/AcrR family transcriptional regulator, with translation MDTKSRIMEEAFKLFLKKGFADVSLSEIMKAADITTGGFYYHFDSKDTLLVKVIEKYIFDYFSSVINQIRNCTGTPKEKLKTMILSLIGETHLSKNSEKIDYRALHLLLMEGVQKYEIISQHYTEFYYNLLNLITDVVDEGKAKGCIRKDVDSTEIATVIQTTMVGTVLMGIAMPEIPLEERINSSIEQLWDYISK, from the coding sequence ATGGACACGAAATCTAGGATTATGGAAGAAGCTTTTAAATTATTTCTAAAAAAAGGATTTGCTGATGTTTCATTGAGCGAAATTATGAAAGCAGCAGATATTACCACTGGAGGATTTTACTATCATTTCGACAGTAAAGATACTCTACTTGTGAAAGTAATTGAAAAATACATATTTGATTATTTTAGTTCAGTCATAAATCAAATTAGAAATTGTACAGGCACCCCTAAAGAAAAATTAAAAACTATGATATTATCCCTTATAGGAGAAACCCATTTATCTAAAAACTCTGAAAAAATAGACTACAGGGCTTTACACTTGTTATTGATGGAAGGTGTTCAGAAATATGAAATAATAAGTCAACACTACACAGAATTTTACTATAACCTGTTAAACCTCATTACAGATGTAGTAGATGAAGGTAAAGCTAAAGGCTGTATAAGAAAGGATGTTGACTCTACAGAAATTGCAACAGTTATCCAAACTACCATGGTAGGAACAGTTTTAATGGGAATAGCAATGCCTGAAATACCCCTAGAAGAAAGGATAAATTCCAGTATAGAACAGTTGTGGGATTATATTTCAAAATAA
- a CDS encoding TetR/AcrR family transcriptional regulator, translated as MDTKSRIMEEAFKLFLKKGFADVSLSEIMKAADITTGGFYYHFDSKDTLLVKVIEKYIFDYFSSVINQIRNCTGTPKEKLKTMILSIVGDDATINACTQLCQGSERIDYRTLHLLLFEGVQKYEIISQHYTEFYYNLLNLITDVLDEGKAKGCIRKDVDSTEIATVIQTTMVGTVLMWIGIPEMPLEVRMNSNIDHLWDYISK; from the coding sequence ATGGACACGAAATCTAGGATTATGGAAGAAGCTTTTAAATTATTTCTAAAAAAAGGATTTGCTGATGTTTCATTGAGCGAAATTATGAAAGCAGCAGATATTACCACTGGAGGATTTTACTATCATTTCGACAGTAAAGATACTCTACTTGTGAAAGTAATTGAAAAATACATATTTGATTATTTTAGTTCAGTCATAAATCAAATTAGAAATTGTACAGGCACCCCTAAAGAAAAATTAAAAACTATGATATTATCCATCGTAGGGGACGATGCAACCATTAACGCATGTACACAATTATGCCAAGGCTCTGAAAGAATAGATTACAGGACTTTACACCTGTTATTATTTGAAGGTGTTCAGAAATATGAAATAATAAGTCAACACTACACAGAATTTTACTATAACCTGTTAAACCTCATTACAGATGTACTAGATGAAGGTAAAGCTAAAGGCTGTATAAGAAAGGATGTTGACTCTACAGAAATTGCAACAGTTATCCAAACTACCATGGTAGGAACAGTTTTAATGTGGATAGGAATACCTGAAATGCCGCTAGAAGTAAGAATGAATTCTAATATAGATCATTTATGGGATTATATTTCAAAATAA
- a CDS encoding pilus assembly protein produces MTTCSTNINVYVSKIKMVRPKKNPKNSNFDLNLDWNIDYVKTDEKTLKYVCTVSAVGKMPLNFEIHGLIKFEDKNTNLESISEELSALIIDKSINTMNNMLNETKDIKILINTTNNAHTTEISEIVLKGWC; encoded by the coding sequence ATGACGACATGTAGTACAAATATAAATGTTTACGTGAGTAAGATCAAAATGGTCCGACCGAAAAAAAATCCCAAGAATTCTAATTTTGATCTGAACTTAGATTGGAATATTGATTATGTAAAAACAGATGAAAAAACATTGAAATATGTTTGTACAGTGTCTGCAGTTGGTAAAATGCCCCTTAATTTCGAAATTCATGGATTAATCAAATTTGAAGACAAAAATACAAATTTAGAGAGCATATCTGAGGAATTATCGGCTTTGATTATAGATAAGAGTATAAACACAATGAATAACATGTTAAATGAAACTAAAGACATCAAAATACTAATTAACACCACAAATAACGCGCATACAACTGAAATTTCGGAAATTGTCCTCAAAGGATGGTGTTAA
- a CDS encoding molybdopterin oxidoreductase family protein, whose amino-acid sequence MMKMTHTICPSCSVGCGINLITKNQEVVGTYPYKRHHINEGKNCSRGRKCFEVLSEKTRLTFPLIKKGSLIDSDWEEALNMAVKEIKSLKGEEIGIIASGNCTNEECEILKKFADALGVENIGYNNHNFSNFDFETGSFDDVENSQFILIIGDILKENPLMGRRIIRAKENGAEIIAADYPDKTTTGINADEYIQIKSIKEFLDNLSFEVQSKLNEDSIIIVGKLDHKQELDEFYQIASNSNSKIVLVMDDCNSRGAMNTLPVLDKDDLKTLIEGVKLLYVVGDDPASYTEKSFKNLDFLITQTTTLNDTALISDIVLPGAFWAEKSGSFTNCTGNIQKIPQVVPVAGKALDDVTIIQKIAEKLGIDL is encoded by the coding sequence ATGATGAAAATGACACACACTATCTGTCCATCCTGCAGTGTAGGTTGTGGAATAAACCTCATAACCAAAAATCAGGAAGTGGTGGGAACCTACCCCTACAAAAGACACCATATAAATGAAGGGAAAAACTGCTCGCGAGGGCGAAAATGTTTTGAAGTTTTAAGTGAAAAGACCAGATTAACATTCCCCCTCATAAAAAAGGGAAGTTTAATAGACTCTGATTGGGAAGAAGCTTTAAATATGGCTGTTAAAGAAATAAAATCCCTTAAAGGAGAAGAAATTGGAATTATTGCCTCTGGAAACTGCACCAATGAAGAATGTGAAATTTTAAAGAAATTTGCTGATGCTCTGGGCGTGGAAAACATTGGCTACAACAACCATAATTTTTCCAATTTTGATTTTGAAACTGGGAGTTTTGATGACGTGGAGAATTCCCAGTTTATCCTAATAATAGGCGATATATTAAAAGAGAATCCACTGATGGGGCGGAGAATAATACGGGCCAAAGAGAATGGCGCCGAAATAATCGCTGCAGATTATCCTGATAAAACCACCACAGGTATAAATGCAGATGAATACATCCAGATTAAATCCATCAAAGAATTTCTGGATAATCTAAGCTTTGAAGTTCAGAGTAAACTGAATGAGGATTCTATAATTATTGTAGGCAAATTAGACCATAAACAAGAATTAGATGAGTTTTATCAAATTGCCTCAAATTCAAATTCTAAAATAGTTTTAGTAATGGATGATTGTAACTCCCGAGGGGCTATGAATACCCTGCCTGTTTTAGATAAGGATGATTTGAAAACCCTTATTGAAGGGGTGAAATTATTATATGTTGTTGGGGATGATCCTGCCTCTTACACAGAAAAATCCTTCAAAAACCTAGATTTTTTAATCACACAAACTACCACCCTCAATGATACAGCTCTAATATCGGATATAGTTCTCCCCGGCGCTTTCTGGGCAGAAAAGAGCGGATCATTTACCAACTGCACAGGCAATATTCAAAAAATCCCACAGGTAGTTCCTGTAGCAGGAAAAGCCCTAGATGATGTAACTATTATTCAAAAAATTGCAGAAAAATTGGGTATAGATTTATAA
- a CDS encoding Coenzyme F420 hydrogenase/dehydrogenase, beta subunit C-terminal domain: MDPKYLLVRAKDENLLEKGECGGAVSSIFKYVLDSNLVDGVLNLSHGEDIYDGIPNLIEDSNDLAQTGGSLHCAPTMFGDLISKYLQDIRLAAAVKPCDAMAIKELENRHQIDGDKIYKIGLNCGGTVLPVTARKMIELFYETDPADVVKEEIDKGKFIIELKDGSHKDLKIDDLEDEGYGRRVNCQRCEQMIPRNADIACGNWGTEPGWTFVEIITPKGKELVENAKQNGYIEVKSPSEKAVAIREKVESVMIKMARKFQDKYLEENYPSIEKWDEYWNRCIKCYACRDACPLCYCRECELEKEFYKDSENTPPDPLTFQGVRLSHVCYSCINCGQCEDVCPMEIPVARIFHRMQKKYRDNTGFIAGMSEELPPLYSPEKE; the protein is encoded by the coding sequence ATGGACCCTAAATACTTACTGGTCAGAGCAAAAGATGAAAATTTACTGGAAAAAGGGGAATGTGGAGGTGCGGTAAGTTCAATTTTCAAATATGTTCTTGATAGCAATCTAGTTGATGGAGTTTTAAACTTGAGCCATGGAGAAGATATTTACGATGGCATTCCCAACTTAATTGAAGATTCAAATGATTTAGCACAGACAGGTGGATCTTTACACTGTGCACCGACCATGTTTGGAGATTTAATAAGTAAATATTTACAGGATATACGGCTAGCGGCGGCTGTGAAACCATGTGATGCCATGGCTATCAAAGAACTGGAGAATAGGCACCAAATTGATGGTGACAAAATTTATAAGATAGGTCTCAATTGTGGGGGCACTGTGCTGCCAGTTACCGCACGTAAAATGATAGAACTATTTTACGAAACCGACCCTGCCGATGTGGTGAAGGAGGAGATTGACAAGGGTAAATTCATCATTGAACTCAAGGATGGTAGTCATAAAGACCTAAAAATTGATGACCTTGAAGACGAAGGCTACGGAAGACGGGTGAACTGTCAAAGATGCGAACAAATGATTCCCCGCAATGCAGATATTGCCTGTGGAAACTGGGGAACCGAACCTGGATGGACCTTTGTAGAAATAATAACCCCCAAAGGAAAGGAACTTGTGGAAAATGCAAAACAAAATGGATACATAGAAGTTAAATCTCCATCAGAAAAAGCTGTAGCTATACGGGAGAAAGTAGAAAGTGTAATGATAAAAATGGCCAGGAAATTTCAGGATAAATATCTGGAAGAAAATTATCCATCCATTGAGAAATGGGATGAATACTGGAACAGGTGCATCAAATGTTACGCCTGTAGAGATGCATGCCCCCTTTGTTACTGCCGCGAATGTGAACTGGAAAAAGAGTTCTATAAAGATTCAGAAAACACCCCGCCGGACCCTCTTACTTTCCAGGGAGTTAGACTGTCACATGTATGTTACAGCTGTATTAACTGTGGTCAGTGCGAAGATGTGTGCCCCATGGAAATCCCAGTGGCCCGTATTTTCCATAGAATGCAGAAAAAATACAGGGATAACACGGGATTTATAGCAGGTATGAGTGAAGAACTACCGCCTCTTTACAGCCCTGAAAAAGAATAG
- a CDS encoding hydrogenase iron-sulfur subunit: MSENEPKIIGFCCNWCCYGGADTAGTARMQYPPGVRIIRVMCSGRITPSMILKAFKEGADGVFVGGCHIGDCHYDAGNYKWRRRAKFLEELIPEFGIDGDRFRFEWISASEGEKFQKTMTKFYNTLKSHGSIQRNFSK, from the coding sequence ATGTCTGAAAATGAACCTAAAATAATCGGATTTTGTTGTAACTGGTGTTGTTACGGCGGAGCAGATACTGCAGGAACTGCCAGGATGCAGTACCCTCCAGGAGTTAGGATTATCCGTGTCATGTGTTCAGGGAGAATTACCCCATCCATGATACTCAAAGCATTCAAAGAAGGAGCCGATGGTGTGTTCGTGGGCGGATGCCACATTGGAGACTGTCATTACGATGCTGGAAACTACAAATGGAGAAGAAGAGCCAAATTCCTGGAAGAATTGATCCCTGAATTCGGAATAGATGGAGATAGATTCAGATTTGAATGGATCTCTGCATCCGAGGGTGAAAAATTCCAAAAAACAATGACAAAATTTTATAACACCCTAAAATCACATGGATCCATTCAAAGGAACTTTTCAAAGTGA
- a CDS encoding putative quinol monooxygenase, whose amino-acid sequence MIMVTAKITAKSGERDNVIAKAQDLITSSRLDPGCISYNLYASTENKNVLLMLEQWENFELLQSHMQTEHFKVFGTATEDILAEEMDISVYSAAIKY is encoded by the coding sequence ATGATTATGGTAACTGCTAAAATAACAGCCAAATCAGGTGAAAGAGACAATGTTATTGCAAAAGCGCAAGATCTAATCACATCAAGTCGTTTAGACCCTGGATGTATCAGTTACAATTTATATGCAAGCACTGAAAATAAGAATGTTTTATTAATGCTTGAACAATGGGAAAATTTTGAACTTTTACAGTCACATATGCAAACAGAACATTTCAAAGTATTTGGTACAGCCACAGAAGATATTTTAGCAGAGGAAATGGATATCAGCGTTTATTCAGCAGCGATAAAATATTAA
- a CDS encoding SDR family NAD(P)-dependent oxidoreductase, whose product MKNYFDLKGKVAVVTGASGGLGADAARAYAQEGADVALLARRKEKLESLAEEIGSTGVKALAVQCDVADEESVKNAIDEVIKYFGKIDILLNNAGIAVRGGVHSLSVEDWDKGMDVNVKGIFLVSKYVLPHMMENNYGKIINTSSINSIAGDKSEMFIRHVYNASKAAVRGLTMGMACSYGKYGITVNAVAPALFESEMTSNTLFKSEEFLERYSNVVPLNRPAKKGELNGPIIFLSSEASSYITGQTIFVDGGFSVV is encoded by the coding sequence ATGAAAAACTATTTCGACTTAAAAGGAAAAGTGGCAGTTGTTACAGGTGCTTCAGGTGGTCTTGGAGCAGACGCAGCAAGGGCATACGCACAAGAAGGTGCTGATGTAGCCCTTTTAGCAAGGAGAAAAGAAAAATTAGAGTCCTTAGCAGAAGAAATCGGATCAACAGGAGTGAAAGCTCTCGCGGTTCAATGTGACGTTGCCGATGAAGAAAGCGTTAAAAATGCAATTGATGAAGTAATTAAATATTTTGGAAAAATAGACATCCTCTTAAACAATGCAGGTATTGCAGTTCGCGGTGGCGTCCATAGTTTAAGTGTTGAAGACTGGGATAAAGGGATGGATGTAAATGTAAAGGGCATATTCCTGGTTTCAAAATATGTCCTTCCACACATGATGGAAAATAACTATGGAAAAATCATAAACACAAGTTCCATCAATTCTATTGCCGGTGATAAAAGCGAAATGTTCATACGCCACGTTTACAATGCATCAAAAGCAGCTGTTCGTGGTTTAACCATGGGTATGGCATGTTCATATGGAAAATATGGAATTACTGTAAATGCTGTCGCTCCCGCTCTTTTTGAATCCGAAATGACATCAAACACACTTTTCAAATCCGAAGAATTCCTGGAAAGATACAGCAATGTCGTGCCTCTCAATCGTCCGGCTAAAAAAGGAGAATTAAACGGACCCATCATATTCCTGTCATCAGAAGCGTCTTCGTATATAACAGGACAGACAATTTTTGTAGATGGCGGTTTTTCAGTGGTTTGA
- a CDS encoding carboxymuconolactone decarboxylase family protein — protein MKFDEDKIIQSTINRKQLKIRFSKNSNVYDSFTELEKKAFEEGNISKKHKELMALSISIVIKCEPCIEWHVQQAYLAGASDEEIFETIDVAIEMGGGPAAAYSRFALNALDFHKKQTKY, from the coding sequence ATGAAATTTGATGAAGATAAAATTATTCAAAGTACAATCAACAGAAAACAGTTAAAAATTAGATTTTCAAAAAATTCAAATGTTTATGACTCCTTTACTGAATTAGAAAAAAAAGCTTTTGAAGAGGGTAATATCTCAAAAAAACATAAGGAACTCATGGCATTATCCATTTCCATTGTTATTAAATGCGAACCATGTATTGAATGGCATGTACAGCAAGCCTATTTGGCGGGTGCATCCGATGAAGAAATATTTGAAACTATAGATGTAGCTATAGAAATGGGCGGTGGTCCTGCTGCTGCTTATTCGCGATTTGCTTTAAATGCATTAGATTTCCACAAAAAACAAACTAAATACTAA